In Sphingobacterium thalpophilum, a genomic segment contains:
- a CDS encoding transposase — MIKVRRKYDRIFKERAVELSKNRKNLSELARELGISAAQLYKWRKESEEFGSGSFPGNGNLKQTPEQERISFLEKKLKDSELELEILKKAIGIFSKSDR; from the coding sequence ATGATTAAAGTCCGTAGAAAGTACGATCGCATTTTTAAAGAGCGAGCAGTTGAATTAAGTAAAAACAGGAAGAATCTTTCTGAGCTAGCTCGTGAGTTAGGAATCTCTGCTGCCCAATTATATAAGTGGCGTAAAGAGTCAGAAGAGTTTGGATCAGGAAGTTTCCCCGGGAATGGAAATCTGAAGCAAACGCCAGAACAAGAGCGGATTAGTTTCTTGGAGAAAAAACTTAAAGACTCAGAACTGGAACTAGAAATACTAAAAAAGGCCATAGGCATCTTTTCCAAGAGCGATCGGTAA